The following coding sequences are from one Eptesicus fuscus isolate TK198812 chromosome 7, DD_ASM_mEF_20220401, whole genome shotgun sequence window:
- the TSPAN19 gene encoding tetraspanin-19 — MLRKSKSLILKYFLNLINGAFLVLGLLLMGFAAWLLLDRNNFFTALNESNHLIVYIFGILIGTGSAIVLLFLLGYLGIQYEVRWLLILYAVLLMWALGVQVVLSALIFTKKEEVHQVWHNEIDLVISQYGSKDVPEDILKWTILNALQKTLQCCGQHNYTDWIKNENKENSEQVPCSCTNSTLRKWFCDEPLNATYLEGCENKINAWYQANALSLIGINFGLLVSEVLQISLAVSFFRHIKNRIFAEM, encoded by the exons ATGTTAAGGAAAAGcaaatcattaattttaaaatactttcttaacCTCATTAATGGAGCTTTCCTG GTTCTTGGACTTTTACTCATGGGATTTGCTGCatggcttttattagatagaaataattttttcactGCTCTAA ATGAAAGTAATCACTTgatagtatatatttttggaattttgATTGGAACTGGATCAGctattgttcttctttttctcttgggTTATTTGGGAATTCAATATGAAGTCAGATGGCTCCTAATTCTG tATGCAGTACTGTTAATGTGGGCCCTTGGTGTTCAGGTTGTACTTTCAGCACTCATCTTCACAAAGAAAGAGGAG GTTCACCAAGTATGGCATAATGAAATTGATTTAGTCATTTCTCAGTATGGATCTAAAGATGTGCCTGAAGACATACTTAAGTGGACTATTCTGAATGCTTTACAAAAAACA TTGCAGTGTTGTGGCCAACACAATTACACAGATTGGATAAAGaatgagaataaagaaaattcaGAACAGGTACCATGTTCTTGCACGAATTCTACATTAAGAAAGTGGTTTTGTGATGAGCCACTGAATGCAACTTACTTAGAG GgttgtgaaaataaaatcaacGCATGGTATCAAGCTAATGCTTTATCATTAATTGGCATTAACTTTGGACTTTTGGTTTCAGAG gTTTTGCAAATCTCATTAGCTGTCTCTTTCTTCAGACATATCAAGAACAGAATATTTGCAGAAATGTGA